The DNA region ATGAGTTGAATTTTTCCTTTGCTGATTTTGGTGTAAACTCAATATTTTTTTATAATTCATATCCAAATTTGTCTTAACTAAAAAATATTTTTTATATGTATTTTGTAATTGTTTTCAGCAATTAAAGATAACATCCAATATAATAAGTGTGCCATAAGGGAAAAAACTCTATCCGCAGAAGAGTATCCGCAGCTATCAAAGGTATGACGATAAATCTAGGCTTACTGCTCAGTTTACTTGGATAAAATGAAACCATTTAAGTTAAAGGTTTTAAATCAATGTCAGAGGATGTTTGAAAAGTATTTATCCGTAGTTTCAAGCACTCGTTGATCCCCCCTAGCCCCCCTTAAAAAGAGGGGAATTAATCTCAAAGTCCCCCTTTTTAAGGGGGATTTAGGGGGATCTAAAGTATTTTGCTACCAACAAGCAGACTTTTAAAACAACCTCTCAGAGGCTTTTCCATTCTCAAATTCTGCTGAACTCAATAAATGGCATCAAGGTATTACAATGGCTAACCGTAATAACATTTTCTGTTATAGCCTTTCTCATTCTAGTGAAGTACAAGCAAGAATAATTAACCGCCGATGGCCGCAGATAAATTTGTAACTCAGCAGACCAGGAAAGGCTATATAAAATTACGACAACATTGAAACTTATAAATTTCACTGTTGTCGGAGTAATAAAATTTAGCGAGCAAGTACCGCTACTTTGGCATGTTTATTCACATAGTTAACAAATAATTGCTTCAGCCTCGGACTCACACTAAAACCATTAAAGTCTTCTAGAAAGCCAAAGCCTAAACTTTTGGCTTTAGCTAAGGTTTGTTCTGCGTTTAGTCCTTCTTTGATGGCTATACTTAACAGCGCAATTCCTGTTGAACGCATTCCGGCTGCACAGTGGATGAGAACTGGTTTAGGTAGCTGTTCTAGCGTCTTTAGGGTTTGGGTAATCAATTCCTCATTCAGTGCTTCTAGCTTGACAGGTACGTTGGCATAATATAGTCCCAATTTTTCCGCAAGCTTCTGCTCATCCCGAAAAAATCCTAATTCATCAGGCGATCGCAAATTTAACACGGATTTATAACCTTCTTGGATAGCTTGCTCTAGCTGTTTTACTGAAATTTGTCCTGTTGTTGTTAAGCTGTCGTTGATTAATATGGCGTTATTCACATTCACTCCTTCTAACTTGGCTTGCAAAAATGCTGTGAGCAGCTATTCAAAAATGCACAGCGAAATTTGACAAAAATGCAATTAATCGGCTGATTAACGCTAAATTTGTCTTTTTGTTTTGATAGTTTTATTGCTCTATCCATAATATACGGTTAATCTATCGACTTGCCGATGTTTAGAACAAATAATCGATATGACCGTTAGATTTAGTGGTTTTTATCTATTTGCTAAGTTGTCCAACTGTAGGAAGCGA from Aulosira sp. FACHB-615 includes:
- a CDS encoding beta-lactamase hydrolase domain-containing protein — protein: MNNAILINDSLTTTGQISVKQLEQAIQEGYKSVLNLRSPDELGFFRDEQKLAEKLGLYYANVPVKLEALNEELITQTLKTLEQLPKPVLIHCAAGMRSTGIALLSIAIKEGLNAEQTLAKAKSLGFGFLEDFNGFSVSPRLKQLFVNYVNKHAKVAVLAR